Proteins from a genomic interval of Falco rusticolus isolate bFalRus1 chromosome 7, bFalRus1.pri, whole genome shotgun sequence:
- the ULK3 gene encoding serine/threonine-protein kinase ULK3 isoform X4 — protein sequence MAGPGWAPPRLDEFILTERLGAGTYATVYKAYRKGDTREVVAIKCVSKRSLNRASVENLLTEIEILKTIRHPHIVELKDFQWDSDHIYLIMEFCAGGDLSRFIRMRRILPEKVARIFLQQLACALKFLHDHNISHLDLKPQNILLSTLENPQLKLADFGFAQHMSPWDEKHVLRGSPLYMAPEMVCRQQYDARVDLWSVGVILYEALFGRPPFASRSFAELEEKIRSDRAVELPSRPLLSAECRDLLGQLLERDPLKRISFERFFAHPFVDMEHVPGPESLCKATNLVVEAVKKDQEGDASTALSLYCKALEYFVPALHYESDARRKEAIRAKVGQYISRAEELKALVTSSNKSLLQKENPARELLKEMAKDKPRLCAALEMASAAIAKEEEGKDDRDTLELYQQSLGELLLLLADPDPDGPSRVPERSDKDAGGAVHGQGGAGGARPEHLYLAVMPGSQPAGCCSPPWRCRAKRCRRGGGRMSLLSQLLWGNRLRGSPLGSHPGRVPRVGL from the exons ATGGCCGGGCCCGGCTGGGCCCCGCCGCGCCTCGATGAGTTCATCCTCACCGAGCGCCTCGGTGCCGGCACCTACGCCACCGTCTACAAGGCCTACAGGAAG GGGGACACGCGCGAGGTGGTGGCCATCAAGTGTGTGAGCAAGAGGAGCCTTAACCGGGCGTCAGTGGAGAACCTGCTGACGGAGATCGAGATCCTGAAGACCATCCGACACCCGCACATCGTGGAGCTCAAGGACTTCCAG TGGGACAGTGACCACATCTATCTGATCATGGAGTTCTGCGCTGGGGGAGACCTCTCCCGTTTCATCCGGATGCGCAGGATCCTCCCCGAGAAGGTGGCACGcatcttcctgcagcagctcg cctgtgcccTGAAGTTCCTTCACGACCACAACATCTCCCACCTGGACCTCAAGCCACAGAACATCCTCCTGAGCACCCTGGAGAACCCCCAGCTGAAGCTGGCAG ATTTTGGGTTTGCTCAGCACATGTCCCCGTGGGACGAGAAGCACGTTCTGCGGGGCTCCCCACTCTACATGGCTCCCGAGATGGTGTGCCGCCAGCAGTATGACGCCCGGGTGGACCTGTGGTCGGTGGGCGTCATCCTTTATG AAGCGCTTTTTGGGAGGCCGCCCTTTGCCTCTCGCTCCTTCgctgagctggaggagaagaTTCGCAGCGACCGGGCTGTTGAG ctgcccagccGACCCCTACTCTCCGCGGAGTGCCGGGACCTCTTGGGACAGCTCTTGGAGAGGGACCCTTTGAAACGCATCTCCTTTGAGCGCTTCTTTGCCCACCCCTTTGTGGATATGGAGCACGTCCCCGGCCCTGAGAGCCTCTGCAAGGCG ACCAACCTGGTGGTGGAGGCGGTGAAGAAGGACCAGGAGGGGGACGCCTCCACCGCCCTCTCCCTGTACTGCAAAGCTCTGGAGTATTTTGTGCCGGCTCTGCACT ATGAAAGTGATGCTCGCCGGAAAGAAGCCATCCGGGCTAAG gtggggcaGTACATCTCCCgagcagaggagctgaaggCATTGGTCACCTCCAGCAACAAGAGCctcttgcagaaagaaaacccagcCAGAGAGCTCCTTAAAG AGATGGCCAAGGACAAGCCTCGGCTCTGCGCTGCGCTGGAAATGGCTTCTGCTGCCATCGCTAAG gaggaggaaggcaaagaTGACCGTGACACCCTGGAGCTCTaccagcagagcctgggggagctgctgctcctcctggccG ATCCAGACCCTGATGGCCCGAGCCGAGTACCTGAAAGATCAGATAAAG ATGCGGGAGGCGCAGTCCATGGGCAAGGAGGCGCTGGCGGAGCCCGTCCGGAGCA CCTGTACCTTGCAGTGATGCCCGGGAGCCAGCCGGCGGGATGCTGCTCACCGCCCTGGCGCTGCCGTGCGAAGAGGTGCCGCCGGGGTGGAGGAAGGATGAGCCTTTTGTCCCAACTGCTTTGGGGTAACCGCCTCAGGGGCTCACCCTTGGGCTCCCACCCCGGGAGGGTCCCACGGGTGGGTCTGTAG
- the ULK3 gene encoding serine/threonine-protein kinase ULK3 isoform X9 produces the protein MAGPGWAPPRLDEFILTERLGAGTYATVYKAYRKGDTREVVAIKCVSKRSLNRASVENLLTEIEILKTIRHPHIVELKDFQWDSDHIYLIMEFCAGGDLSRFIRMRRILPEKVARIFLQQLACALKFLHDHNISHLDLKPQNILLSTLENPQLKLADFGFAQHMSPWDEKHVLRGSPLYMAPEMVCRQQYDARVDLWSVGVILYGGLLLLCSPGVGSGPISPSPSPHAAPFLPPAEALFGRPPFASRSFAELEEKIRSDRAVELPSRPLLSAECRDLLGQLLERDPLKRISFERFFAHPFVDMEHVPGPESLCKATNLVVEAVKKDQEGDASTALSLYCKALEYFVPALHYESDARRKEAIRAKVGQYISRAEELKALVTSSNKSLLQKENPARELLKEMAKDKPRLCAALEMASAAIAKEEEGKDDRDTLELYQQSLGELLLLLAAEPAGRRRELLHAEIQTLMARAEYLKDQIKMREAQSMGKEALAEPVRSTCTLQ, from the exons ATGGCCGGGCCCGGCTGGGCCCCGCCGCGCCTCGATGAGTTCATCCTCACCGAGCGCCTCGGTGCCGGCACCTACGCCACCGTCTACAAGGCCTACAGGAAG GGGGACACGCGCGAGGTGGTGGCCATCAAGTGTGTGAGCAAGAGGAGCCTTAACCGGGCGTCAGTGGAGAACCTGCTGACGGAGATCGAGATCCTGAAGACCATCCGACACCCGCACATCGTGGAGCTCAAGGACTTCCAG TGGGACAGTGACCACATCTATCTGATCATGGAGTTCTGCGCTGGGGGAGACCTCTCCCGTTTCATCCGGATGCGCAGGATCCTCCCCGAGAAGGTGGCACGcatcttcctgcagcagctcg cctgtgcccTGAAGTTCCTTCACGACCACAACATCTCCCACCTGGACCTCAAGCCACAGAACATCCTCCTGAGCACCCTGGAGAACCCCCAGCTGAAGCTGGCAG ATTTTGGGTTTGCTCAGCACATGTCCCCGTGGGACGAGAAGCACGTTCTGCGGGGCTCCCCACTCTACATGGCTCCCGAGATGGTGTGCCGCCAGCAGTATGACGCCCGGGTGGACCTGTGGTCGGTGGGCGTCATCCTTTATGGTgggcttttgcttttgtgctcACCAGGGGTTGGCTCAGGGCCGATTTCCCCGTCTCCATCTCCCCATGCCGCTCCCTTTTTGCCCCCTGCAGAAGCGCTTTTTGGGAGGCCGCCCTTTGCCTCTCGCTCCTTCgctgagctggaggagaagaTTCGCAGCGACCGGGCTGTTGAG ctgcccagccGACCCCTACTCTCCGCGGAGTGCCGGGACCTCTTGGGACAGCTCTTGGAGAGGGACCCTTTGAAACGCATCTCCTTTGAGCGCTTCTTTGCCCACCCCTTTGTGGATATGGAGCACGTCCCCGGCCCTGAGAGCCTCTGCAAGGCG ACCAACCTGGTGGTGGAGGCGGTGAAGAAGGACCAGGAGGGGGACGCCTCCACCGCCCTCTCCCTGTACTGCAAAGCTCTGGAGTATTTTGTGCCGGCTCTGCACT ATGAAAGTGATGCTCGCCGGAAAGAAGCCATCCGGGCTAAG gtggggcaGTACATCTCCCgagcagaggagctgaaggCATTGGTCACCTCCAGCAACAAGAGCctcttgcagaaagaaaacccagcCAGAGAGCTCCTTAAAG AGATGGCCAAGGACAAGCCTCGGCTCTGCGCTGCGCTGGAAATGGCTTCTGCTGCCATCGCTAAG gaggaggaaggcaaagaTGACCGTGACACCCTGGAGCTCTaccagcagagcctgggggagctgctgctcctcctggccG CGGAGCCTGCAGGGAGGCGGCGGGAGCTGCTCCACGCGGAG ATCCAGACCCTGATGGCCCGAGCCGAGTACCTGAAAGATCAGATAAAG ATGCGGGAGGCGCAGTCCATGGGCAAGGAGGCGCTGGCGGAGCCCGTCCGGAGCA CCTGTACCTTGCAGTGA
- the ULK3 gene encoding serine/threonine-protein kinase ULK3 isoform X2, which produces MAGPGWAPPRLDEFILTERLGAGTYATVYKAYRKGDTREVVAIKCVSKRSLNRASVENLLTEIEILKTIRHPHIVELKDFQWDSDHIYLIMEFCAGGDLSRFIRMRRILPEKVARIFLQQLACALKFLHDHNISHLDLKPQNILLSTLENPQLKLADFGFAQHMSPWDEKHVLRGSPLYMAPEMVCRQQYDARVDLWSVGVILYEALFGRPPFASRSFAELEEKIRSDRAVELPSRPLLSAECRDLLGQLLERDPLKRISFERFFAHPFVDMEHVPGPESLCKATNLVVEAVKKDQEGDASTALSLYCKALEYFVPALHYESDARRKEAIRAKVGQYISRAEELKALVTSSNKSLLQKENPARELLKEMAKDKPRLCAALEMASAAIAKEEEGKDDRDTLELYQQSLGELLLLLAAEPAGRRRELLHAEIQTLMARAEYLKDQIKPGKHPSPLADAGGAVHGQGGAGGARPEHLYLAVMPGSQPAGCCSPPWRCRAKRCRRGGGRMSLLSQLLWGNRLRGSPLGSHPGRVPRVGL; this is translated from the exons ATGGCCGGGCCCGGCTGGGCCCCGCCGCGCCTCGATGAGTTCATCCTCACCGAGCGCCTCGGTGCCGGCACCTACGCCACCGTCTACAAGGCCTACAGGAAG GGGGACACGCGCGAGGTGGTGGCCATCAAGTGTGTGAGCAAGAGGAGCCTTAACCGGGCGTCAGTGGAGAACCTGCTGACGGAGATCGAGATCCTGAAGACCATCCGACACCCGCACATCGTGGAGCTCAAGGACTTCCAG TGGGACAGTGACCACATCTATCTGATCATGGAGTTCTGCGCTGGGGGAGACCTCTCCCGTTTCATCCGGATGCGCAGGATCCTCCCCGAGAAGGTGGCACGcatcttcctgcagcagctcg cctgtgcccTGAAGTTCCTTCACGACCACAACATCTCCCACCTGGACCTCAAGCCACAGAACATCCTCCTGAGCACCCTGGAGAACCCCCAGCTGAAGCTGGCAG ATTTTGGGTTTGCTCAGCACATGTCCCCGTGGGACGAGAAGCACGTTCTGCGGGGCTCCCCACTCTACATGGCTCCCGAGATGGTGTGCCGCCAGCAGTATGACGCCCGGGTGGACCTGTGGTCGGTGGGCGTCATCCTTTATG AAGCGCTTTTTGGGAGGCCGCCCTTTGCCTCTCGCTCCTTCgctgagctggaggagaagaTTCGCAGCGACCGGGCTGTTGAG ctgcccagccGACCCCTACTCTCCGCGGAGTGCCGGGACCTCTTGGGACAGCTCTTGGAGAGGGACCCTTTGAAACGCATCTCCTTTGAGCGCTTCTTTGCCCACCCCTTTGTGGATATGGAGCACGTCCCCGGCCCTGAGAGCCTCTGCAAGGCG ACCAACCTGGTGGTGGAGGCGGTGAAGAAGGACCAGGAGGGGGACGCCTCCACCGCCCTCTCCCTGTACTGCAAAGCTCTGGAGTATTTTGTGCCGGCTCTGCACT ATGAAAGTGATGCTCGCCGGAAAGAAGCCATCCGGGCTAAG gtggggcaGTACATCTCCCgagcagaggagctgaaggCATTGGTCACCTCCAGCAACAAGAGCctcttgcagaaagaaaacccagcCAGAGAGCTCCTTAAAG AGATGGCCAAGGACAAGCCTCGGCTCTGCGCTGCGCTGGAAATGGCTTCTGCTGCCATCGCTAAG gaggaggaaggcaaagaTGACCGTGACACCCTGGAGCTCTaccagcagagcctgggggagctgctgctcctcctggccG CGGAGCCTGCAGGGAGGCGGCGGGAGCTGCTCCACGCGGAG ATCCAGACCCTGATGGCCCGAGCCGAGTACCTGAAAGATCAGATAAAG cctggaaaACACCCCTCTCCCCTGGCAGATGCGGGAGGCGCAGTCCATGGGCAAGGAGGCGCTGGCGGAGCCCGTCCGGAGCA CCTGTACCTTGCAGTGATGCCCGGGAGCCAGCCGGCGGGATGCTGCTCACCGCCCTGGCGCTGCCGTGCGAAGAGGTGCCGCCGGGGTGGAGGAAGGATGAGCCTTTTGTCCCAACTGCTTTGGGGTAACCGCCTCAGGGGCTCACCCTTGGGCTCCCACCCCGGGAGGGTCCCACGGGTGGGTCTGTAG
- the ULK3 gene encoding serine/threonine-protein kinase ULK3 isoform X14, whose amino-acid sequence MSPWDEKHVLRGSPLYMAPEMVCRQQYDARVDLWSVGVILYEALFGRPPFASRSFAELEEKIRSDRAVELPSRPLLSAECRDLLGQLLERDPLKRISFERFFAHPFVDMEHVPGPESLCKATNLVVEAVKKDQEGDASTALSLYCKALEYFVPALHYESDARRKEAIRAKVGQYISRAEELKALVTSSNKSLLQKENPARELLKEMAKDKPRLCAALEMASAAIAKEEEGKDDRDTLELYQQSLGELLLLLAAEPAGRRRELLHAEVSASCGTAACPCWHGFEGTFLSVHQIQTLMARAEYLKDQIKPGKHPSPLADAGGAVHGQGGAGGARPEHLYLAVMPGSQPAGCCSPPWRCRAKRCRRGGGRMSLLSQLLWGNRLRGSPLGSHPGRVPRVGL is encoded by the exons ATGTCCCCGTGGGACGAGAAGCACGTTCTGCGGGGCTCCCCACTCTACATGGCTCCCGAGATGGTGTGCCGCCAGCAGTATGACGCCCGGGTGGACCTGTGGTCGGTGGGCGTCATCCTTTATG AAGCGCTTTTTGGGAGGCCGCCCTTTGCCTCTCGCTCCTTCgctgagctggaggagaagaTTCGCAGCGACCGGGCTGTTGAG ctgcccagccGACCCCTACTCTCCGCGGAGTGCCGGGACCTCTTGGGACAGCTCTTGGAGAGGGACCCTTTGAAACGCATCTCCTTTGAGCGCTTCTTTGCCCACCCCTTTGTGGATATGGAGCACGTCCCCGGCCCTGAGAGCCTCTGCAAGGCG ACCAACCTGGTGGTGGAGGCGGTGAAGAAGGACCAGGAGGGGGACGCCTCCACCGCCCTCTCCCTGTACTGCAAAGCTCTGGAGTATTTTGTGCCGGCTCTGCACT ATGAAAGTGATGCTCGCCGGAAAGAAGCCATCCGGGCTAAG gtggggcaGTACATCTCCCgagcagaggagctgaaggCATTGGTCACCTCCAGCAACAAGAGCctcttgcagaaagaaaacccagcCAGAGAGCTCCTTAAAG AGATGGCCAAGGACAAGCCTCGGCTCTGCGCTGCGCTGGAAATGGCTTCTGCTGCCATCGCTAAG gaggaggaaggcaaagaTGACCGTGACACCCTGGAGCTCTaccagcagagcctgggggagctgctgctcctcctggccG CGGAGCCTGCAGGGAGGCGGCGGGAGCTGCTCCACGCGGAGGTGAGTGCCAGCTGTGGGACTGCGGCGTGTCCCTGTTGGCATGGCTTTGAAGGGACTTTCCTCTCTGTCCACCAGATCCAGACCCTGATGGCCCGAGCCGAGTACCTGAAAGATCAGATAAAG cctggaaaACACCCCTCTCCCCTGGCAGATGCGGGAGGCGCAGTCCATGGGCAAGGAGGCGCTGGCGGAGCCCGTCCGGAGCA CCTGTACCTTGCAGTGATGCCCGGGAGCCAGCCGGCGGGATGCTGCTCACCGCCCTGGCGCTGCCGTGCGAAGAGGTGCCGCCGGGGTGGAGGAAGGATGAGCCTTTTGTCCCAACTGCTTTGGGGTAACCGCCTCAGGGGCTCACCCTTGGGCTCCCACCCCGGGAGGGTCCCACGGGTGGGTCTGTAG
- the ULK3 gene encoding serine/threonine-protein kinase ULK3 isoform X1, with protein sequence MAGPGWAPPRLDEFILTERLGAGTYATVYKAYRKGDTREVVAIKCVSKRSLNRASVENLLTEIEILKTIRHPHIVELKDFQWDSDHIYLIMEFCAGGDLSRFIRMRRILPEKVARIFLQQLACALKFLHDHNISHLDLKPQNILLSTLENPQLKLADFGFAQHMSPWDEKHVLRGSPLYMAPEMVCRQQYDARVDLWSVGVILYEALFGRPPFASRSFAELEEKIRSDRAVELPSRPLLSAECRDLLGQLLERDPLKRISFERFFAHPFVDMEHVPGPESLCKATNLVVEAVKKDQEGDASTALSLYCKALEYFVPALHYESDARRKEAIRAKVGQYISRAEELKALVTSSNKSLLQKENPARELLKEMAKDKPRLCAALEMASAAIAKEEEGKDDRDTLELYQQSLGELLLLLAAEPAGRRRELLHAEVSASCGTAACPCWHGFEGTFLSVHQIQTLMARAEYLKDQIKPGKHPSPLADAGGAVHGQGGAGGARPEHLYLAVMPGSQPAGCCSPPWRCRAKRCRRGGGRMSLLSQLLWGNRLRGSPLGSHPGRVPRVGL encoded by the exons ATGGCCGGGCCCGGCTGGGCCCCGCCGCGCCTCGATGAGTTCATCCTCACCGAGCGCCTCGGTGCCGGCACCTACGCCACCGTCTACAAGGCCTACAGGAAG GGGGACACGCGCGAGGTGGTGGCCATCAAGTGTGTGAGCAAGAGGAGCCTTAACCGGGCGTCAGTGGAGAACCTGCTGACGGAGATCGAGATCCTGAAGACCATCCGACACCCGCACATCGTGGAGCTCAAGGACTTCCAG TGGGACAGTGACCACATCTATCTGATCATGGAGTTCTGCGCTGGGGGAGACCTCTCCCGTTTCATCCGGATGCGCAGGATCCTCCCCGAGAAGGTGGCACGcatcttcctgcagcagctcg cctgtgcccTGAAGTTCCTTCACGACCACAACATCTCCCACCTGGACCTCAAGCCACAGAACATCCTCCTGAGCACCCTGGAGAACCCCCAGCTGAAGCTGGCAG ATTTTGGGTTTGCTCAGCACATGTCCCCGTGGGACGAGAAGCACGTTCTGCGGGGCTCCCCACTCTACATGGCTCCCGAGATGGTGTGCCGCCAGCAGTATGACGCCCGGGTGGACCTGTGGTCGGTGGGCGTCATCCTTTATG AAGCGCTTTTTGGGAGGCCGCCCTTTGCCTCTCGCTCCTTCgctgagctggaggagaagaTTCGCAGCGACCGGGCTGTTGAG ctgcccagccGACCCCTACTCTCCGCGGAGTGCCGGGACCTCTTGGGACAGCTCTTGGAGAGGGACCCTTTGAAACGCATCTCCTTTGAGCGCTTCTTTGCCCACCCCTTTGTGGATATGGAGCACGTCCCCGGCCCTGAGAGCCTCTGCAAGGCG ACCAACCTGGTGGTGGAGGCGGTGAAGAAGGACCAGGAGGGGGACGCCTCCACCGCCCTCTCCCTGTACTGCAAAGCTCTGGAGTATTTTGTGCCGGCTCTGCACT ATGAAAGTGATGCTCGCCGGAAAGAAGCCATCCGGGCTAAG gtggggcaGTACATCTCCCgagcagaggagctgaaggCATTGGTCACCTCCAGCAACAAGAGCctcttgcagaaagaaaacccagcCAGAGAGCTCCTTAAAG AGATGGCCAAGGACAAGCCTCGGCTCTGCGCTGCGCTGGAAATGGCTTCTGCTGCCATCGCTAAG gaggaggaaggcaaagaTGACCGTGACACCCTGGAGCTCTaccagcagagcctgggggagctgctgctcctcctggccG CGGAGCCTGCAGGGAGGCGGCGGGAGCTGCTCCACGCGGAGGTGAGTGCCAGCTGTGGGACTGCGGCGTGTCCCTGTTGGCATGGCTTTGAAGGGACTTTCCTCTCTGTCCACCAGATCCAGACCCTGATGGCCCGAGCCGAGTACCTGAAAGATCAGATAAAG cctggaaaACACCCCTCTCCCCTGGCAGATGCGGGAGGCGCAGTCCATGGGCAAGGAGGCGCTGGCGGAGCCCGTCCGGAGCA CCTGTACCTTGCAGTGATGCCCGGGAGCCAGCCGGCGGGATGCTGCTCACCGCCCTGGCGCTGCCGTGCGAAGAGGTGCCGCCGGGGTGGAGGAAGGATGAGCCTTTTGTCCCAACTGCTTTGGGGTAACCGCCTCAGGGGCTCACCCTTGGGCTCCCACCCCGGGAGGGTCCCACGGGTGGGTCTGTAG
- the ULK3 gene encoding serine/threonine-protein kinase ULK3 isoform X8, which translates to MAGPGWAPPRLDEFILTERLGAGTYATVYKAYRKGDTREVVAIKCVSKRSLNRASVENLLTEIEILKTIRHPHIVELKDFQWDSDHIYLIMEFCAGGDLSRFIRMRRILPEKVARIFLQQLACALKFLHDHNISHLDLKPQNILLSTLENPQLKLADFGFAQHMSPWDEKHVLRGSPLYMAPEMVCRQQYDARVDLWSVGVILYEALFGRPPFASRSFAELEEKIRSDRAVELPSRPLLSAECRDLLGQLLERDPLKRISFERFFAHPFVDMEHVPGPESLCKATNLVVEAVKKDQEGDASTALSLYCKALEYFVPALHYESDARRKEAIRAKVGQYISRAEELKALVTSSNKSLLQKENPARELLKEMAKDKPRLCAALEMASAAIAKEEEGKDDRDTLELYQQSLGELLLLLADPDPDGPSRVPERSDKAWKTPLSPGRCGRRSPWARRRWRSPSGAPVPCSDAREPAGGMLLTALALPCEEVPPGWRKDEPFVPTALG; encoded by the exons ATGGCCGGGCCCGGCTGGGCCCCGCCGCGCCTCGATGAGTTCATCCTCACCGAGCGCCTCGGTGCCGGCACCTACGCCACCGTCTACAAGGCCTACAGGAAG GGGGACACGCGCGAGGTGGTGGCCATCAAGTGTGTGAGCAAGAGGAGCCTTAACCGGGCGTCAGTGGAGAACCTGCTGACGGAGATCGAGATCCTGAAGACCATCCGACACCCGCACATCGTGGAGCTCAAGGACTTCCAG TGGGACAGTGACCACATCTATCTGATCATGGAGTTCTGCGCTGGGGGAGACCTCTCCCGTTTCATCCGGATGCGCAGGATCCTCCCCGAGAAGGTGGCACGcatcttcctgcagcagctcg cctgtgcccTGAAGTTCCTTCACGACCACAACATCTCCCACCTGGACCTCAAGCCACAGAACATCCTCCTGAGCACCCTGGAGAACCCCCAGCTGAAGCTGGCAG ATTTTGGGTTTGCTCAGCACATGTCCCCGTGGGACGAGAAGCACGTTCTGCGGGGCTCCCCACTCTACATGGCTCCCGAGATGGTGTGCCGCCAGCAGTATGACGCCCGGGTGGACCTGTGGTCGGTGGGCGTCATCCTTTATG AAGCGCTTTTTGGGAGGCCGCCCTTTGCCTCTCGCTCCTTCgctgagctggaggagaagaTTCGCAGCGACCGGGCTGTTGAG ctgcccagccGACCCCTACTCTCCGCGGAGTGCCGGGACCTCTTGGGACAGCTCTTGGAGAGGGACCCTTTGAAACGCATCTCCTTTGAGCGCTTCTTTGCCCACCCCTTTGTGGATATGGAGCACGTCCCCGGCCCTGAGAGCCTCTGCAAGGCG ACCAACCTGGTGGTGGAGGCGGTGAAGAAGGACCAGGAGGGGGACGCCTCCACCGCCCTCTCCCTGTACTGCAAAGCTCTGGAGTATTTTGTGCCGGCTCTGCACT ATGAAAGTGATGCTCGCCGGAAAGAAGCCATCCGGGCTAAG gtggggcaGTACATCTCCCgagcagaggagctgaaggCATTGGTCACCTCCAGCAACAAGAGCctcttgcagaaagaaaacccagcCAGAGAGCTCCTTAAAG AGATGGCCAAGGACAAGCCTCGGCTCTGCGCTGCGCTGGAAATGGCTTCTGCTGCCATCGCTAAG gaggaggaaggcaaagaTGACCGTGACACCCTGGAGCTCTaccagcagagcctgggggagctgctgctcctcctggccG ATCCAGACCCTGATGGCCCGAGCCGAGTACCTGAAAGATCAGATAAAG cctggaaaACACCCCTCTCCCCTGGCAGATGCGGGAGGCGCAGTCCATGGGCAAGGAGGCGCTGGCGGAGCCCGTCCGGAGCA CCTGTACCTTGCAGTGATGCCCGGGAGCCAGCCGGCGGGATGCTGCTCACCGCCCTGGCGCTGCCGTGCGAAGAGGTGCCGCCGGGGTGGAGGAAGGATGAGCCTTTTGTCCCAACTGCTTTGGGGTAA
- the ULK3 gene encoding serine/threonine-protein kinase ULK3 isoform X12 — MAGPGWAPPRLDEFILTERLGAGTYATVYKAYRKGDTREVVAIKCVSKRSLNRASVENLLTEIEILKTIRHPHIVELKDFQWDSDHIYLIMEFCAGGDLSRFIRMRRILPEKVARIFLQQLACALKFLHDHNISHLDLKPQNILLSTLENPQLKLADFGFAQHMSPWDEKHVLRGSPLYMAPEMVCRQQYDARVDLWSVGVILYEALFGRPPFASRSFAELEEKIRSDRAVELPSRPLLSAECRDLLGQLLERDPLKRISFERFFAHPFVDMEHVPGPESLCKATNLVVEAVKKDQEGDASTALSLYCKALEYFVPALHYESDARRKEAIRAKVGQYISRAEELKALVTSSNKSLLQKENPARELLKEMAKDKPRLCAALEMASAAIAKEEEGKDDRDTLELYQQSLGELLLLLADPDPDGPSRVPERSDKDAGGAVHGQGGAGGARPEHMGPCVAGIPPGWVTMACAAE, encoded by the exons ATGGCCGGGCCCGGCTGGGCCCCGCCGCGCCTCGATGAGTTCATCCTCACCGAGCGCCTCGGTGCCGGCACCTACGCCACCGTCTACAAGGCCTACAGGAAG GGGGACACGCGCGAGGTGGTGGCCATCAAGTGTGTGAGCAAGAGGAGCCTTAACCGGGCGTCAGTGGAGAACCTGCTGACGGAGATCGAGATCCTGAAGACCATCCGACACCCGCACATCGTGGAGCTCAAGGACTTCCAG TGGGACAGTGACCACATCTATCTGATCATGGAGTTCTGCGCTGGGGGAGACCTCTCCCGTTTCATCCGGATGCGCAGGATCCTCCCCGAGAAGGTGGCACGcatcttcctgcagcagctcg cctgtgcccTGAAGTTCCTTCACGACCACAACATCTCCCACCTGGACCTCAAGCCACAGAACATCCTCCTGAGCACCCTGGAGAACCCCCAGCTGAAGCTGGCAG ATTTTGGGTTTGCTCAGCACATGTCCCCGTGGGACGAGAAGCACGTTCTGCGGGGCTCCCCACTCTACATGGCTCCCGAGATGGTGTGCCGCCAGCAGTATGACGCCCGGGTGGACCTGTGGTCGGTGGGCGTCATCCTTTATG AAGCGCTTTTTGGGAGGCCGCCCTTTGCCTCTCGCTCCTTCgctgagctggaggagaagaTTCGCAGCGACCGGGCTGTTGAG ctgcccagccGACCCCTACTCTCCGCGGAGTGCCGGGACCTCTTGGGACAGCTCTTGGAGAGGGACCCTTTGAAACGCATCTCCTTTGAGCGCTTCTTTGCCCACCCCTTTGTGGATATGGAGCACGTCCCCGGCCCTGAGAGCCTCTGCAAGGCG ACCAACCTGGTGGTGGAGGCGGTGAAGAAGGACCAGGAGGGGGACGCCTCCACCGCCCTCTCCCTGTACTGCAAAGCTCTGGAGTATTTTGTGCCGGCTCTGCACT ATGAAAGTGATGCTCGCCGGAAAGAAGCCATCCGGGCTAAG gtggggcaGTACATCTCCCgagcagaggagctgaaggCATTGGTCACCTCCAGCAACAAGAGCctcttgcagaaagaaaacccagcCAGAGAGCTCCTTAAAG AGATGGCCAAGGACAAGCCTCGGCTCTGCGCTGCGCTGGAAATGGCTTCTGCTGCCATCGCTAAG gaggaggaaggcaaagaTGACCGTGACACCCTGGAGCTCTaccagcagagcctgggggagctgctgctcctcctggccG ATCCAGACCCTGATGGCCCGAGCCGAGTACCTGAAAGATCAGATAAAG ATGCGGGAGGCGCAGTCCATGGGCAAGGAGGCGCTGGCGGAGCCCGTCCGGAGCA cATGGGGCCGTGCGTGGCTGGGATCCCACCCGGCTGGGTGACGATGGCGTGTGCAGCTGAGTGA